A genomic window from Silene latifolia isolate original U9 population chromosome Y, ASM4854445v1, whole genome shotgun sequence includes:
- the LOC141629735 gene encoding uncharacterized protein LOC141629735 — translation MDAYHILLGRPWQYDRDALHRGRSNEYELKDKGKRIVLKPMSPQAIRALGSKPKAKAHAAMLIGERDVERAIDHGEQVYLLVTKENSRANVVLQEHNPIDDLLEEFGDVFPDELPAGLPPIRGIEHQIDLFPGSTLPNKA, via the coding sequence ATGGATGCTTATCATATTTTGTTGGGACGACCATGGCAATATGACCGGGATGCGTTGCATAGAGGGAGGAGTAACGAGTATGAGTTGAAAGACAAAGGGAAACGAATTGTGCTTAAACCCATGTCACCACAAGCTATCCGTGCTTTAGGTTCAAAACCGAAAGCAAAGGCCCATGCTGCTATGTTGATTGGAGAACGGGATGTGGAGCGTGCCATTGATCATGGAGagcaagtttatttgcttgttaCTAAAGAAAATTCGAGGgctaatgttgttttgcaggaacataACCCAATTGACGATTTGCTTGAAGAGTTTGGGGATGTGTTTCCCGATGAATTACCCGCTGGTTTGCCTCCTATTCGAGgcattgaacatcaaattgatCTTTTTCCGGGCTCAACTCTCCCAAACAAGGCTTGA
- the LOC141629736 gene encoding uncharacterized protein LOC141629736 — translation MVKDGYEGPKTWEDGHKELKLEMTQMAYVLKNIASMLKAKEKKKESDSPSESKEEDEQPKRKSRNKNDDDRGLKLDIPDFDGEMDPEKFLDWIRQVERVFEYKEYDDKKQFKVAILKLTKYATLWYENLKKQREKEGKDKIESWIKLKKHLIRRFLPRDYEQENYLKLQSLMQENMSVTEYIKEFEKMSNVCDLEEKEELRVARFIKGLTPAIATKVEIQNYDGFSDVCRLALKFEKHDKARKPYAYSKGQSSGTNSYSRPPPSKPKETPKKEPKDKGKGVAEPKGNFLRRCFKCQCYGHIANECPQK, via the coding sequence ATGGTTAAAGACGGTTATGAGGGTCCGAAAACATGGGAAGATGGTCATAAAGAGCTGAAGTTAGAGATGACTCAGATGGCTTATGTGTTAAAAAACATAGCAAGCATGCTGAAGGCTAAGGAGAAGAAAAAGGAATCGGACAGTCCATCCGAATCTAAAGAAGAAGACGAGCAGCCAAAGAGAAAGTCGAGAAataagaacgatgatgatcgGGGTTTAAAACTCGATATTCCAGACTTTGATGGCGAGATGGATCCGGAAAAATTTCTGGATTGGATAAGACAAGTTGAGAGGGTTTTCGAATATAAAGAATATGATGACaagaagcaatttaaagttgcaatcttgaagctTACAAAGTATGCAACTTTATGGTACGAGAATCTGAAAAAACAAAGGGAAAAGGAAGGCAAAGACAAGATCGAATCTTGGATCAAATTAAAGAAGCACCTGATAAGACGATTCCTACCTAGAGACTACGAGCAAGAAAACTATCTAAAGCTTCAATCTTTAATGCAAGAAAATATGTCGGTGACTGAATACATTAAAGAATTCGAGAAGATGTCAAATGTGTGCGATCTAGAGGAAAAGGAAGAGCTAAGGGTGGCGAGATTCATCAAGGGCCTAACACCCGCAATTGCAACGAAGGTAGAAATCCAGAATTATGATGGATTTAGCGACGTTTGCAGATTggcattaaaatttgaaaaacatGATAAGGCACGAAAACCTTATGCTTACTCCAAGGGACAAAGTTCGGGAACAAACTCGTATTCCAGGCCACCTCCTAGCAAGCCTAAAGAAACCCCGAAAAAAGAACctaaagacaaaggaaagggtgTTGCCGAGCCAAAAGGGAATTTTTTGAGGCGTTGTTTCAAGTGTCAATGCTATGGTCATATAGCAAACGAGTGTCCACAGAAATGA